Proteins from a single region of Corylus avellana chromosome ca11, CavTom2PMs-1.0:
- the LOC132165396 gene encoding SNW/SKI-interacting protein A — translation MAALKELLPAAKSTTTSIYDHSNDPWFKQRFSSSEAEKSSVVKLNPVPPYLKRAGFVPRKVEDFGDGGAFPEIHVAQYPLDMGRDRSSKPGSKILPVTVDAHGNVAYDAIVKQNENAKKIVYSQHKDLIPKVLKNDSDETEADEEIQKEIEETTQETKAALEKIVNVRLSAAQPKNVPKQSTETKFIKYKPSQQSAAFNSGAKERIISMMQMPVDPLEPPKFKHKRVPKASGSPPVPVMHSPPRPVTVKDQQDWKIPPCISNWKNPKGYTIPLDKRLAADGRGLQDVQINDNFAKLSEALYVAEQKAREAVAMRSKVQKEMMMKEKERKEQELRALAEKARAERTGVAPPAAIPIHSEKRAMDSSDMRVDYEPARDKEKDFPKESREEREERVRREKIREERRRERERERRLEAKDAAMGKKSKITRDRDRDISEKVALGMASTGAGRGGEVMYDQRLFNQEKGMDSGFATDDQYNVYDKGLFTAQPTLSTLYRPKKDADAEMYGGADEQLENIMKTDRFKPDRGFTGAAEKAAPRDGPVEFEKVAEEADPFGLDQFLTEVKKGKKALEKVGTGGTMKASAGSSMRDGYEGGGGSSRTRIGFERGR, via the coding sequence ATGGCGGCTTTGAAGGAACTTCTTCCGGCTGCGAAATCAACCACAACTTCAATTTATGATCACTCCAATGATCCATGGTTCAAGCAGAGATTTAGTTCCTCTGAGGCGGAAAAATCCTCTGTTGTCAAGCTCAATCCTGTGCCTCCTTACTTGAAGCGTGCGGGTTTTGTTCCTCGAAAGGTAGAGGATTTTGGGGATGGGGGCGCATTTCCAGAGATTCACGTAGCTCAGTATCCTCTCGACATGGGTAGGGACAGATCATCAAAGCCCGGATCGAAGATTCTTCCTGTTACTGTTGATGCCCATGGCAATGTTGCCTATGATGCGATTGTGAAGCAGAATGAGAATGCGAAGAAGATTGTTTACTCGCAGCATAAAGATCTGATACCAAAGGTTCTGAAGAATGATAGTGACGAGACAGAAGCTGATGAGGAGATTCAGAAAGAGATTGAGGAGACTACACAAGAGACAAAAGCTGCACTTGAAAAGATTGTGAATGTGAGATTGAGTGCGGCACAGCCAAAAAATGTACCAAAGCAGTCCACTGAAACAAAGTTTATCAAGTATAAGCCATCACAGCAATCGGCAGCATTCAACTCAGGTGCTAAGGAGAGGATAATCAGTATGATGCAGATGCCTGTGGATCCACTTGAACCTCCTAAGTTCAAGCATAAGCGCGTCCCAAAGGCTTCAGGGTCCCCGCCTGTGCCGGTGATGCATTCTCCTCCTCGGCCTGTGACTGTGAAGGATCAACAAGATTGGAAGATCCCACCTTGTATTTCAAATTGGAAGAACCCGAAAGGTTATACGATCCCACTTGATAAGCGTCTTGCAGCTGATGGTAGAGGCCTTCAAGATGTTCAGATCAATGATAACTTTGCAAAGCTTTCAGAAGCTTTGTATGTTGCAGAGCAGAAGGCTCGAGAAGCAGTAGCCATGAGATCAAAGGTTCAAAAGGAGATGATGATGAAggagaaggaaaggaaagagCAGGAACTGAGGGCGCTTGCTGAAAAAGCACGTGCTGAGAGAACTGGTGTGGCACCCCCGGCGGCTATTCCAATCCATTCTGAGAAGAGAGCCATGGACAGTTCTGATATGAGAGTTGATTATGAGCCTGCTAGGGACAAAGAGAAGGATTTCCCAAAGGAGAGTAGGGAGGAAAGGGAAGAACGAGTTCGACGCGAGAAAATTCGCGAGGAGCGGCGccgagagagggagagggagagaaggtTGGAGGCCAAGGATGCTGCGATGGGAAAGAAGAGCAAGATCACAAGAGATAGAGATCGTGATATCAGTGAGAAGGTTGCTCTTGGCATGGCTTCTACTGGAGCAGGAAGAGGAGGAGAGGTTATGTATGACCAAAGACTGTTCAACCAGGAGAAAGGGATGGACTCTGGATTTGCCACTGATGACCAGTACAATGTGTATGACAAGGGTTTGTTTACTGCTCAGCCAACACTGTCAACCCTTTACAGGCCAAAGAAAGATGCCGATGCTGAGATGTATGGAGGTGCAGATGAGCAGTTGGAGAATATCATGAAGACTGATCGCTTCAAGCCTGACAGGGGCTTTACAGGTGCTGCTGAAAAAGCCGCTCCAAGAGATGGGCCAGTTGAGTTTGAGAAGGTGGCTGAAGAGGCTGATCCATTTGGACTGGATCAGTTCTTGACAGAGGTGAAGAAGGGTAAGAAAGCCCTCGAGAAAGTTGGTACTGGAGGGACAATGAAAGCAAGCGCAGGGTCTTCAATGAGAGATGGCTATGAAGGAGGAGGAGGTTCCAGTAGAACTCGTATTGGGTTTGAAAGGGGGCGTTAa